The Cylindrospermum stagnale PCC 7417 genome segment CGTTGAAGCAGAATCCTTGTAAAACATCTGCTTCGTCGCTATACTGTAGATACTCTGTATATACTTCCTGAAAAAAGGACAGAGTATGAACAACTGTTTCGCTGGATGGAGATTCAGACTATGGTTGCGACTGTTGCAAAGTGGGGAAATAGTCTTGCTATTCGTATTCCACAGAATTTAGCAAAAGAGATCCATTTAGCCGAAGGAGTGGAGATAGATATTCGTGTGGCAGATGGAACTCTAGTGATGAAGCCGAGAAATCGAAAGCGCTACTCCCTTGACGAGCTAATCAAGGGAATCACACCGGAGAATCTGCATAGTGAGATTGATAGTGGAATAGCTGTAGGAAATGAAGTTTGGTAGCACAAGCAAATCTATATATTCCAAGTCGGGGAGATATCGTTTACTTGGACTTCGATCCAACAAAGGGGCATGAGCAGAGGGGGCATAGACCAGCTTTTGTGATCTCGCCTATTGGATATAACGAGAAAACCTCTCTAGCTTTATTTATGCCTATCACGAAGCAAGAAAAAGGGTATCCTTTTGAAGTTCTTTTGCCATCTGCATTGAAAATTCAGGGCGTTATTCTCGCAGACCAGATTAAGTGTTTAGACTGGAAATCTCGTGGTGTTCAATTTGTTGAGTCAGTACCAGAAAGTGTGATTGAGGAAGTACAAGCCAAAATTGAGCCACTATTGCTATGAAAAGCATTAAACAGTTGCCAGCAGCTTAAGACTCAGTGAAACTAAAGTTCTATTACGCTAATTTATTTGGCTGTTCAGGGTATTCAAATGATTTTGAGTTATCTTCTAACTGGCAGTCTAACAAACTAGCACAGTACGAGCGCAGGGATATTGTGGGGTGCGTTGTCGCACAGGCGCAATGCACCATCATATCGAACGGACGAACATTATTTTAATTCAAAATATTAGTTAAAAACAGTTTTTATCCCCGAATTCCTTGACACAAAATACCTAAAATCTTATTTAACTCCTTAATATAATAATTATTTAAATCAATAAACACATCAGATCCTTCTAACTTCAAAAATTTCCAAATATCCCCTGTCGTCACTGCCCCATAAATAGTTTTAATTTCATTACCTTCCTGTTGATTAAATAACTGTGCTGCTAACATTGCTGCCATACATTGCCCCAAACCGCCTTTAATGTTTTCATTCTTCGCTTCCACAATAATCATTACAGGTGCATTAATTGTTAACTGTTCCTTAGAACGACTAATAACAAAATCACAATAACCATTTAGCCCCTTTTCAGCATCAACATTAAACTCGGTTCCTGAAAATAAACTAATCTGATAATTAGCCTTACGCCTTACCTCCAACAAAATAGGCGTAATAATCATTTCAGAACGCGCTTTTTCAGTATTAATTGCTAATGCTAGTTCAGTAGTTTCTTCTAAGTTACTTTTTAGTTGCTCACTGAATTGGAGAGGTTCAATATTAGCAAACAAATCAATTTCTTCAACAAGATGAATATTGAAATTCTTTTTAAACTTACTCAAGGTAAAGTCACTATAAGCCATTTAGATTACCTCGTTATTTTTTAGTGTAGATTGGATTTTTAATAATTGAAAATTATTTTTTAAGGCGTGATGTAATCCTGAATGTTATACGCAGGTAATTACTATTTTATCCTTAACTACTGTTAAAATTCTATCTTTCTAAGAGTGGCAAATACTACTGACAGTACGATGTCTACGATCAGTGTAGCCGTAGCATCATGATCTCAAATTTTGGTGGTTCTTCATTTTTAATTCCTCCCTAAGCGCGACGCCCAGTGTGCCCAAAGGTGATATAGGGTAGACAGATTCAGAACCCATAATATACGTACTTAGCTTTATGTGAATGCGGAAGTAAGTCTTAGGTATGAAATTTTTATAAATAAGTGTGTTTACGGTTACATTTTTTGAGTTTTTAATAAAGAATCATAGGAAATACCGTATTTTATCCGTCAAAAAGTAGTTTTAAATACCAAGCTTCAGTGGCAGACAACGTAACTGTTGTACCGATAAAGCGGTGCGGTAGTTACGTTTGTCCAAAAATTAAAAATTGCAACCAGGGGTACTAAACATGACTGAAGTACTTGTACAAAGCACGAACAAGAAGCAAGAACCTCCACAATTGCCGTTGTTTGTGGAAAATATTGACAGTTTTTGGCACCAAGAAATCAGACCCTTATTCACAGATGAGTCTCTAATTTTCAGAGTGAAAACTCTTAACGGAAAAGATGTCAAGTACGTCAACTTAGATAATGGAGCCACAACAACTCCCTTTGCAGCCCTTAAGCAGTACGTCGATGAGATGCTTGACTCCTACGGTAGCGTGCATCGAGGCTCTGGGCAAAAGTCTATCATCACGACACGAGAATATGACGCTAGCAGAGACATAATTCGGGACTTTGTCGGGTCATCTTCCCAGAACTATGTCATCTTTGCAAAGAACACGACAGAAGCAATTAATGGAGCTGCCACACTATGGGCAGCAAGACCTGGCAAAATCTTAGTCTCTGACATTGAACATTCTTCAAACTTGCTGCCTTGGGTAACTAAAGACCAAATTGTGCAATACAGAACCCAGCCAGACGGAAGTGTAAGGATCGCGGAAATTGAAGATATCTTCAAAGCACACCAAAATCTCCCCGAAGCTGAACAAATCAAGTTATTGACCATTACAGGTGCCTCAACAATTACAGGTTATAGACCCCCGATTTATGAAATCGCAGCTTTAGCACATCGGTATGGCGCCAAAATATTTGCTGACGTGTGTCAGTTAATTCAGCATGAGCGGGTAGATATGCGTGCAGATGATGACCCCTGTCATTTAGATTTTGTGGCTTTCTCTGGACACAAGATGTATGCCCCTTATGGAACCGGGGTTTTACTGGGACCGAAGGAGTTTTTTGATAGCTGCTACCCCTATCAAATCGGCGGTGGAAACCTGCCTTATATCACCAGAAACCTAGAAATCAAACGTTTTTATACAGAACGGGCGCATGATCCGGGAACACCGAACGCAATGGGTGCGATCGCCATAGCAAAAGCGATTCAAATCATAGAAGCGCTTGGACGTGAGCGAATTGCTGAGTACGAACACCATCTCGTTGAACTCACCTTCCAACGGCTTCAAGGTATTCCTGGTGTTAAAGTACATATCCCTGGAGATAATTTAGCCCATGTTATCCCCTTTGATATTAATGAGTTTGACGGCCGCTTGGTGGCAGAAATTTTAGCACAAGAATACGGGATTGGGCTTCGATCTGGGGCTTTCTGCACTTATGAATACATTCGCAAACTCAAGAATATTTCCGACGAGCAAGACAGCGAGATTGCCAGACAAGTAGATAGGGGTATTACCCGTAACATTCCTAGCATTATCCGGGCAAGCTTTGCTGTGTACAACACACTTGAAGACTGCGATCGCTTCATCGGCGCGATCGCGGAAATAGCCCAGAACGGCGTTAATCACTATTTACCCTACTACAAACAAGATCAGACAACTGGTATTTGGACTGTAATAGACAGGTAGGTAGTCTCACCCTTTTTAATACCATTTCACTTTAATTAGCCACTAACTTCTGATTTGTCTCAGATATTGGGCGAAATGGCATCAGG includes the following:
- a CDS encoding AbrB/MazE/SpoVT family DNA-binding domain-containing protein; its protein translation is MVATVAKWGNSLAIRIPQNLAKEIHLAEGVEIDIRVADGTLVMKPRNRKRYSLDELIKGITPENLHSEIDSGIAVGNEVW
- a CDS encoding aminotransferase class V-fold PLP-dependent enzyme, which gives rise to MTEVLVQSTNKKQEPPQLPLFVENIDSFWHQEIRPLFTDESLIFRVKTLNGKDVKYVNLDNGATTTPFAALKQYVDEMLDSYGSVHRGSGQKSIITTREYDASRDIIRDFVGSSSQNYVIFAKNTTEAINGAATLWAARPGKILVSDIEHSSNLLPWVTKDQIVQYRTQPDGSVRIAEIEDIFKAHQNLPEAEQIKLLTITGASTITGYRPPIYEIAALAHRYGAKIFADVCQLIQHERVDMRADDDPCHLDFVAFSGHKMYAPYGTGVLLGPKEFFDSCYPYQIGGGNLPYITRNLEIKRFYTERAHDPGTPNAMGAIAIAKAIQIIEALGRERIAEYEHHLVELTFQRLQGIPGVKVHIPGDNLAHVIPFDINEFDGRLVAEILAQEYGIGLRSGAFCTYEYIRKLKNISDEQDSEIARQVDRGITRNIPSIIRASFAVYNTLEDCDRFIGAIAEIAQNGVNHYLPYYKQDQTTGIWTVIDR
- the mazF gene encoding endoribonuclease MazF, with the protein product MVAQANLYIPSRGDIVYLDFDPTKGHEQRGHRPAFVISPIGYNEKTSLALFMPITKQEKGYPFEVLLPSALKIQGVILADQIKCLDWKSRGVQFVESVPESVIEEVQAKIEPLLL